In one window of Desulforhabdus amnigena DNA:
- a CDS encoding aldehyde ferredoxin oxidoreductase family protein encodes MQGFYGRILFVDLSSKTFRIEPIADEILSDHLGGKGLATKLLLDGNPPGVDPFSPENQLIFATGPFCQSRIWGASRYGVFTKSPLTGLYLESYSGGKVPEAIDAAGFDAVVFTGRAARPTVASIHPDGAELFDADDLWGADTFRTEEEAKARFAVVKDGYRKPGAVVIGPAGERLLRFAVIENDKWRSAGRGGVGAVMGSKRLKAVVFQGDRQRSLHDPEGVAEYCKAFARENVEKPGVKAYKALGTTMMVKIMNDAGAFPTRYWTLGTCEYWEKISGQTFHADHDVKPHACAKCFMACGRLATITKGRHKGLVIEGPEYETIYAFGGLCMIEEMEEVAYLNDICDRLGMDTITAGNLCAFTIEASRRGKVDYKIDYGDSVAIAMLLNQIAYRAGIGDILAEGIVHAAKTWGMEDVAVHVKGMEPAGYDPRVMKGMGLAYGTSDRGACHLRATFYKPELAGLTPRDSIEGKAELLIDYEDRLTIFDTLIFCRFYRDLYPWEELATLVELVTGLPSSKEQLRKTAFLIANLSRKFNLREGLLPEQDRLPKRLHREALPSGHKLTEEEMERMLADYYRLRGWDKEGIPVDLT; translated from the coding sequence ATGCAGGGTTTTTATGGCCGTATTCTGTTTGTCGACCTGAGTAGCAAGACATTTCGCATTGAGCCGATAGCCGACGAGATCCTTTCCGATCACCTCGGAGGGAAGGGGCTGGCGACTAAATTGCTGCTCGATGGAAACCCTCCCGGAGTGGACCCTTTTTCCCCGGAAAATCAGCTGATCTTTGCCACCGGTCCTTTCTGCCAGAGCCGCATCTGGGGTGCGAGCCGCTATGGAGTGTTCACCAAATCACCCTTGACAGGGCTCTATCTTGAATCCTATTCCGGAGGCAAGGTCCCCGAAGCTATCGATGCCGCGGGATTCGATGCCGTTGTCTTTACCGGCAGGGCTGCCCGACCGACGGTAGCCTCGATCCATCCGGACGGCGCGGAGCTCTTCGATGCTGACGACCTGTGGGGAGCGGACACTTTCCGGACCGAAGAAGAAGCCAAGGCCCGCTTTGCCGTCGTCAAAGACGGCTACCGCAAGCCGGGCGCCGTCGTCATAGGTCCTGCAGGCGAAAGGCTGCTTCGATTCGCAGTCATTGAAAACGATAAGTGGCGCTCTGCCGGGCGCGGTGGTGTAGGCGCCGTCATGGGATCAAAGCGGCTCAAGGCCGTTGTATTCCAGGGCGACCGACAGCGCAGCCTCCATGATCCTGAAGGTGTTGCCGAATACTGCAAAGCTTTCGCCAGGGAAAACGTCGAAAAACCTGGAGTCAAAGCGTACAAAGCCTTGGGCACGACCATGATGGTAAAGATCATGAACGATGCCGGAGCGTTTCCGACGCGGTATTGGACTTTGGGGACTTGCGAGTACTGGGAAAAGATCAGCGGCCAGACCTTTCATGCGGATCATGACGTCAAGCCGCATGCCTGCGCCAAATGCTTCATGGCTTGTGGGCGGTTGGCCACGATCACCAAAGGCCGTCATAAGGGGCTCGTCATCGAAGGGCCTGAATATGAAACCATCTACGCCTTTGGCGGCTTGTGCATGATAGAGGAAATGGAGGAGGTCGCCTACCTGAACGACATCTGTGATCGCCTTGGGATGGACACCATCACGGCGGGCAACCTTTGCGCTTTCACAATAGAGGCCTCACGACGGGGAAAAGTGGACTACAAGATCGACTACGGTGATTCCGTTGCGATTGCCATGCTCTTAAACCAGATTGCTTACCGGGCCGGCATAGGCGACATCCTGGCTGAAGGCATTGTCCATGCGGCAAAGACCTGGGGCATGGAGGACGTCGCGGTTCACGTGAAGGGAATGGAGCCAGCGGGCTACGATCCGCGGGTCATGAAGGGGATGGGCCTTGCCTATGGCACTTCGGACCGAGGAGCCTGCCACTTGCGAGCCACCTTCTACAAGCCTGAGCTGGCAGGACTTACTCCCCGCGATTCCATCGAAGGGAAAGCGGAGCTGCTGATCGATTACGAGGACCGGCTGACGATTTTCGACACGTTGATCTTCTGCCGCTTTTACAGGGACCTCTACCCCTGGGAAGAACTTGCCACGTTGGTAGAGCTCGTGACCGGACTACCGTCTTCGAAAGAACAACTTCGCAAGACGGCCTTTCTCATAGCCAATCTGTCCAGAAAGTTCAATCTGCGGGAAGGATTACTGCCTGAACAGGATCGCCTGCCCAAAAGGCTTCATCGGGAAGCATTACCTTCGGGGCACAAACTGACCGAGGAAGAGATGGAACGGATGCTCGCGGACTATTACCGCCTGAGGGGCTGGGACAAAGAAGGGATTCCTGTCGATTTGACGTGA
- a CDS encoding radical SAM protein encodes MLYKSRKRVFLLTTFKLCDNNGYTSTQINNFFCRNDFRMVETAEEADCIVISTCGFDQERENASRHIIDQYIDRFSKHKLIIICGCLTKIHPNLFDQTDVITIGPKNLHRFNEIFQPEIRIEDVSGGKLNNRFIDSGYGILDAYYLQICQGCVNNCTYCAIKKAKGYVTSKPLNKVIHELEQAIKDGFSRIMLLGDDCGSYGVDLGIDFSDLLNELVRFDAGISINYVEPGRFLYLYPKLRRSTLERIEFINIPIQSTSNRIIKLMGRHYDFDDVLRLMQEMRRSYPGIYLETHIMYGFPTESREEFESSFSAAEYFDSVIYFYYTDRKDARSSFLNGKISRSEIDYRTKAILNHPRFHLNSDSATPPLIMLGYDLQTPHDIFKSIEGSMGSSSEIDVPKERVCG; translated from the coding sequence ATGCTATACAAGTCGAGAAAGAGGGTATTCCTTCTTACTACCTTTAAACTATGTGACAATAATGGATATACGAGTACACAGATCAACAATTTCTTCTGCCGTAATGACTTCAGGATGGTCGAGACTGCGGAAGAAGCCGATTGTATTGTGATAAGCACCTGTGGGTTCGACCAGGAGCGTGAAAATGCATCCAGGCATATCATCGACCAATATATAGACCGGTTCTCGAAGCACAAGCTTATAATTATATGCGGATGCCTGACCAAGATTCATCCGAACCTATTTGACCAAACCGATGTCATCACCATAGGTCCCAAAAACCTTCATAGATTCAATGAGATTTTTCAGCCGGAAATACGGATCGAAGACGTTTCAGGAGGAAAGCTGAACAATCGATTCATTGACAGCGGCTATGGAATTCTGGATGCCTATTACCTCCAAATCTGTCAGGGATGTGTAAACAATTGTACATACTGTGCCATCAAGAAGGCAAAAGGTTATGTGACGAGTAAACCGCTAAACAAAGTCATTCATGAGCTGGAGCAGGCCATAAAGGATGGCTTCAGCCGTATCATGCTGCTTGGAGATGACTGCGGAAGCTATGGTGTGGATCTGGGTATCGATTTTTCGGATCTTCTAAACGAGCTCGTCCGTTTCGATGCAGGGATAAGTATCAACTATGTAGAGCCGGGCAGGTTTCTGTACTTGTACCCCAAGTTGCGGCGAAGCACGCTTGAACGTATCGAGTTCATCAATATACCGATTCAGTCCACGTCAAACCGCATTATCAAGCTGATGGGGCGTCATTACGATTTCGATGACGTATTGCGGCTCATGCAGGAGATGAGGCGGAGCTACCCAGGAATATACCTCGAAACTCATATAATGTATGGCTTTCCAACGGAGAGCCGGGAAGAATTCGAAAGCTCTTTTAGTGCAGCCGAATACTTCGATAGCGTCATATACTTCTATTACACGGATCGAAAGGATGCCAGATCTTCCTTTCTAAACGGCAAGATCTCAAGATCAGAAATAGACTATAGGACTAAAGCTATCCTAAACCATCCCAGGTTCCATCTCAACAGTGACAGCGCAACTCCTCCCCTCATTATGCTGGGATATGACCTGCAAACTCCACATGACATATTCAAATCTATAGAAGGTAGTATGGGATCTTCTTCTGAAATAGACGTTCCGAAGGAGAGGGTCTGTGGTTGA
- a CDS encoding universal stress protein — protein MRIMVCYDGSDESREGLMEAIKHAKAFDAEVMVVTSALSDHKDYPIMMEPVEQNLNQAQALLDENNIICKTCISYRGVDMSIGEDLVEFARREHADEVIVGIRARSRVGKFLLGSVAQWLMLKAECPVIGVKKMMTR, from the coding sequence ATGAGAATCATGGTCTGCTACGATGGTTCGGATGAATCCAGAGAAGGGCTGATGGAAGCAATAAAGCACGCCAAAGCTTTTGATGCTGAAGTAATGGTGGTTACGTCGGCTCTGAGTGACCACAAAGATTATCCAATAATGATGGAACCGGTTGAACAGAACCTGAACCAAGCTCAAGCTCTTTTAGACGAAAACAATATAATCTGTAAAACGTGCATATCCTACCGGGGAGTTGATATGAGCATAGGGGAAGATCTTGTGGAGTTTGCAAGAAGAGAGCATGCCGATGAGGTGATCGTCGGTATCAGGGCCAGATCCAGGGTTGGTAAATTCCTGCTGGGTTCCGTGGCTCAATGGCTCATGCTCAAGGCTGAATGTCCCGTCATCGGGGTGAAGAAGATGATGACTCGTTAG
- the moaA gene encoding GTP 3',8-cyclase MoaA: MTSDRVIQQSDTAKRAPGQKKLMDSFGRTISYLRLSITDRCNLRCWYCKPEGSPASLAHADILTYEELHRLTRIAVNLGIRKVRVTGGEPLVRRGAAAFLSELAQIQGLEDVSLTTNGVLLKQHLEQIQESGIHRINISLDTLKQEKYHRITGTDAFNDVREAIELARRMRFHPIKINMVVIKGFNDDEVADMALLARSYPYYVRFIEYMPVGRNQADTIIYTVPISTIRNRIEAGIGKLMPVPRGINDGPAERYRFEGGAGEIGFIGSMSNHFCDSCNRLRLTANGYLRPCLLSNTQQDIKGPMRDGATDAELEGIFLKTVHQKPSQHVFSLGTEAVIWDQMSAIGG, translated from the coding sequence ATGACCTCTGACCGCGTTATTCAACAGAGCGATACGGCAAAGAGAGCACCCGGACAGAAGAAGCTCATGGATTCGTTTGGGAGAACGATATCCTATTTGCGCCTCTCCATAACCGATCGATGCAACCTGCGTTGCTGGTACTGCAAACCGGAAGGAAGCCCTGCTTCCCTCGCGCATGCGGACATCCTCACCTATGAAGAGCTCCATAGACTGACAAGGATTGCCGTGAATCTCGGGATCAGGAAAGTTCGGGTCACAGGGGGCGAGCCCCTGGTGCGCAGGGGAGCGGCAGCATTCCTCTCTGAGCTGGCGCAAATACAGGGTCTGGAAGATGTTTCCCTGACAACCAACGGTGTCCTGCTGAAGCAGCATCTCGAGCAAATACAAGAGAGCGGTATCCATAGAATCAACATCAGCCTGGATACTCTCAAACAAGAGAAATACCATCGGATTACGGGAACAGATGCCTTTAATGACGTCCGGGAGGCGATCGAGCTTGCCCGGAGGATGAGATTCCACCCCATAAAGATCAACATGGTCGTCATAAAAGGCTTCAATGACGATGAAGTCGCCGATATGGCTTTACTTGCCCGGTCATACCCCTATTACGTAAGATTCATCGAATACATGCCGGTGGGGCGCAATCAAGCGGATACCATTATCTATACCGTTCCAATAAGCACGATACGAAACAGGATCGAGGCAGGAATCGGCAAATTGATGCCCGTTCCGAGAGGTATTAATGACGGCCCGGCAGAGCGCTATAGATTTGAGGGCGGCGCTGGTGAGATCGGATTTATCGGCAGTATGAGCAATCATTTCTGCGATTCGTGCAACAGGCTTCGGCTTACAGCCAACGGCTATTTGAGACCTTGTTTGCTCTCCAATACTCAGCAGGACATAAAAGGGCCAATGAGAGATGGTGCTACGGATGCCGAATTGGAAGGAATCTTCTTGAAAACTGTTCATCAGAAACCGTCCCAACATGTTTTCAGCTTGGGGACAGAGGCTGTTATTTGGGACCAAATGTCAGCGATTGGTGGATAG
- a CDS encoding molybdopterin-binding protein — MVQMVRVEEAIGQPLAHDITEIRPGEFKGPAFRRGHIVESRDVNHLRRLGKDHLYILKLEPGQMHEDEAAVAIANALCGEGVGWSGEPREGKISLKATRDGLLKVDVDALTRFNELGEVMCATRHTNSTVAMGDQVAATRAIPLFIDRPIVEEAVRIAKQNQRVLRVLPFRQPKVGLMITGNEVFYGRIEDKFEPIIRKKVEAYKGTVLDAVFLPDDDQRIAESALDLIARGADLLITTGGMSVDPDDRTRFGLLKAGAQDMIYGSAVLPGAMFMAANLLDIPVLGIPACGLFAPVTVFDLIYPRILAGDRITRKDIAKIGHGGLCLKCDTCRYPSCPFGKAY, encoded by the coding sequence ATGGTTCAGATGGTGAGAGTGGAAGAAGCGATAGGGCAGCCCCTAGCACATGATATTACCGAAATTCGCCCGGGAGAATTCAAGGGGCCTGCATTCAGGCGGGGCCATATTGTGGAAAGCCGCGATGTGAATCATCTGCGACGCTTGGGCAAGGACCACCTGTATATCTTGAAGCTCGAACCGGGTCAGATGCACGAGGATGAAGCAGCCGTAGCCATCGCCAATGCCCTTTGCGGAGAAGGCGTCGGCTGGTCGGGTGAGCCGCGTGAGGGAAAGATTTCCCTGAAGGCGACCCGAGACGGCTTGCTCAAAGTAGATGTCGATGCCTTGACCCGCTTCAATGAACTCGGAGAAGTCATGTGCGCAACCCGGCACACCAATTCCACTGTTGCGATGGGAGACCAGGTGGCTGCCACACGGGCGATTCCGCTCTTTATCGACCGGCCCATCGTGGAGGAAGCCGTCAGGATCGCTAAGCAGAATCAACGGGTACTGCGGGTTCTGCCCTTCCGGCAGCCTAAGGTGGGGTTGATGATTACCGGCAATGAAGTTTTCTATGGACGGATCGAAGACAAGTTCGAGCCGATCATCCGAAAGAAAGTCGAAGCGTACAAAGGAACCGTCCTCGACGCCGTCTTCCTGCCGGACGACGATCAACGGATCGCCGAATCGGCCCTCGATCTCATCGCCCGGGGAGCCGACCTGCTCATAACAACCGGCGGCATGTCGGTCGATCCCGATGACCGTACCCGGTTCGGTTTGCTCAAAGCAGGCGCCCAAGACATGATCTACGGCTCCGCCGTGCTGCCGGGAGCAATGTTCATGGCGGCAAACCTGCTGGATATACCGGTGTTAGGAATTCCAGCCTGCGGCCTGTTTGCTCCCGTTACCGTCTTCGACCTCATCTATCCGCGCATATTGGCTGGAGATCGGATCACTCGAAAAGATATAGCGAAAATCGGCCATGGTGGACTCTGTTTGAAATGCGACACCTGTCGCTATCCAAGCTGCCCGTTCGGCAAGGCGTACTGA
- a CDS encoding FmdE family protein — protein sequence MRPFEDLLKESVAQHGHLCAGQVIGVRMSMLGCKLIGIENPKSDGWRKKIMVFVEIDRCATDAIQSVTGCSMGKRTLKFRDFGINAATFLNLETGEAYRIVSTEESRKLAELYASEEPDLARRQLIGYQQMPDADLFHVQEVNVRLEEWEMPGPARRKTTCERCGQIVRDGREVIQDGIALCRPCSGLGYFEANAPDVDCHLAGGLH from the coding sequence ATGAGACCGTTTGAAGATTTGTTGAAGGAATCGGTAGCCCAGCATGGCCATCTTTGTGCTGGGCAGGTCATCGGCGTCAGAATGTCCATGCTGGGATGCAAACTCATTGGCATAGAAAATCCCAAATCCGACGGCTGGCGAAAGAAGATCATGGTTTTTGTCGAGATCGACCGATGTGCAACGGATGCCATCCAGAGCGTTACGGGTTGCAGCATGGGGAAACGAACCCTCAAGTTTCGCGACTTCGGCATCAATGCAGCCACGTTTTTGAATCTAGAAACCGGGGAAGCCTATCGGATCGTTTCGACCGAGGAATCCCGCAAGCTAGCCGAGCTGTATGCCTCCGAGGAGCCTGACCTGGCACGGCGTCAACTGATCGGCTACCAGCAGATGCCGGATGCAGACCTCTTCCATGTTCAGGAAGTGAATGTGCGGCTGGAGGAATGGGAAATGCCCGGCCCTGCCCGCAGAAAAACGACCTGCGAAAGGTGCGGCCAGATCGTTCGAGATGGCAGGGAGGTGATACAGGATGGCATCGCGCTATGCCGCCCCTGTAGCGGGTTGGGATATTTCGAAGCTAATGCCCCGGATGTGGATTGTCATTTAGCAGGCGGGCTTCATTAG
- a CDS encoding DUF169 domain-containing protein translates to MVSIQIDTKSCTGCGLCVELCPLSVFDFAAPGGNSVPEVKRPEACCACMTCSGKCPQSAIRVAQSDPPKRWLDDESESPAVLLDQEEETRYKEYASVLDGILKLRWKPVAVTLIQQGEPFPHVPVPRVKLRYCQSLIMARRGKQILMPPSSHACPDGTSILGLTKIPPKLASGDIYIKLGKLASREAAQTLVNGRSTLPEESIRATLVTPLDDPVLRADIVVIIAPPETMMWLSMASTYFTGRRMNFQMGSYNAQCLETTVYPYTTREINLSLGCYGCRAISDLSDDLMFMGIPLEKMEQLIAGLTHLGRKAIPDARSKTYLPPLI, encoded by the coding sequence ATGGTTAGCATACAAATAGATACGAAAAGCTGTACCGGATGCGGGCTTTGCGTGGAACTGTGCCCCCTGTCGGTCTTTGACTTTGCCGCCCCTGGTGGGAATTCCGTACCGGAAGTCAAACGACCCGAGGCCTGCTGCGCCTGCATGACCTGCTCGGGCAAGTGTCCCCAATCGGCAATACGGGTCGCTCAGAGCGATCCACCCAAACGCTGGCTGGACGACGAAAGCGAAAGCCCCGCCGTCCTTCTCGACCAGGAGGAAGAGACCCGGTACAAGGAGTACGCGTCGGTCCTGGATGGAATCTTGAAGCTGAGATGGAAGCCCGTCGCCGTAACGCTCATCCAACAGGGCGAGCCATTCCCGCATGTTCCGGTCCCTCGAGTGAAGCTTCGCTATTGCCAGTCGCTGATCATGGCCCGACGCGGCAAACAGATCTTGATGCCTCCCTCATCCCATGCATGCCCGGATGGAACTTCCATCCTGGGTCTGACGAAGATCCCCCCGAAACTGGCCTCGGGAGACATCTACATTAAACTGGGAAAGCTCGCCAGCAGGGAAGCGGCACAAACACTGGTGAATGGCCGGTCGACCCTGCCCGAGGAATCCATCCGGGCAACCCTCGTGACACCGCTGGATGATCCCGTCCTGAGAGCAGACATCGTCGTGATCATTGCGCCTCCTGAAACCATGATGTGGCTCAGTATGGCTTCAACGTACTTTACGGGCAGAAGGATGAATTTCCAAATGGGCTCCTACAACGCCCAGTGTCTGGAGACGACAGTCTATCCCTATACGACCCGTGAAATCAACCTATCGCTCGGATGCTACGGATGCCGGGCCATCTCCGATCTGAGCGACGATCTCATGTTCATGGGAATTCCGCTCGAAAAAATGGAGCAACTCATAGCGGGCCTCACGCACCTGGGTCGAAAAGCCATACCGGATGCTCGATCCAAAACGTATTTGCCCCCACTCATTTAA
- a CDS encoding TIGR04282 family arsenosugar biosynthesis glycosyltransferase, translating into MKAKKHALVLFTKYPEPGLTKTRLMEENGGNLTPAEAAALYKAMVLDTASVALHILSNGLYQDRPGDDFRFCISSPAEQLPKVQEMFRAEFPFDMIEYVEDKGRNFDEHFDSCYRQLFDRGYHTVVCIGGDLPGITPNLVCRAFQSLFRLGDSSGRGAMVLAPCQAGGVSLVGITRETPITFGGVFYNTRGVTALDALIDLASQKDIPVALFEALFDVDYGEDLGHMISVINAMSYASRFDEGFLVPRRTLDFISSTGLAAISQPNESRDPRETIDG; encoded by the coding sequence ATGAAAGCAAAGAAACATGCCTTGGTCCTTTTCACGAAGTATCCCGAACCGGGCCTTACCAAGACGCGGCTGATGGAGGAAAACGGAGGAAACCTCACCCCTGCGGAGGCCGCTGCACTGTACAAAGCCATGGTCCTCGATACAGCCTCCGTGGCTCTTCATATCTTGAGCAACGGCCTGTACCAGGACCGTCCGGGGGACGATTTCAGGTTTTGCATCTCCTCTCCCGCCGAACAGTTGCCCAAGGTTCAGGAGATGTTCCGTGCCGAGTTCCCGTTCGACATGATTGAGTATGTCGAGGATAAAGGCAGAAATTTCGATGAACACTTCGACAGCTGCTACCGCCAGCTCTTCGACAGGGGATACCATACGGTCGTATGTATCGGAGGAGACCTGCCTGGAATCACGCCGAACCTGGTCTGCCGCGCCTTTCAGTCGCTCTTTCGCCTCGGAGACTCTTCGGGCCGAGGGGCCATGGTCCTCGCCCCATGCCAGGCCGGCGGCGTCTCTCTGGTTGGAATCACCAGGGAAACTCCCATCACTTTCGGAGGTGTCTTCTACAACACCCGAGGCGTAACCGCACTCGATGCCCTCATCGATCTTGCCTCACAAAAAGACATACCCGTCGCTCTCTTCGAAGCGCTTTTCGATGTGGACTACGGCGAAGACCTCGGCCACATGATTTCGGTCATCAACGCGATGTCCTACGCTTCCCGATTCGACGAAGGGTTCCTGGTTCCTCGAAGAACGTTGGATTTTATTTCCAGCACCGGTCTGGCTGCCATCTCTCAACCCAATGAATCCAGAGATCCCCGGGAGACCATCGATGGTTAG
- a CDS encoding GNAT family N-acetyltransferase: MLQLDKARAEDRRKLEALLWENGMGYADPIEDFMLARQGDDIVGCGRIEDYPDVVMVRPLVVAESFRRRGIGRLLLERILPAGKPAVIVARGESVSFYSAFGFTFADWQTIPIHQAHECTTCPDRAECCPQPMVYSL; encoded by the coding sequence ATGCTTCAGTTGGATAAGGCGAGGGCCGAAGACCGGAGAAAGCTGGAAGCGCTTTTGTGGGAGAACGGAATGGGCTATGCGGACCCCATAGAGGATTTCATGCTGGCAAGGCAGGGCGATGACATTGTCGGATGTGGACGGATCGAAGATTACCCGGATGTGGTGATGGTACGTCCCCTGGTGGTTGCAGAAAGCTTCCGCCGCAGGGGAATCGGACGGCTTCTTCTGGAGCGAATCCTGCCGGCCGGAAAGCCCGCCGTTATTGTGGCACGAGGAGAGTCGGTAAGCTTTTACAGTGCATTTGGGTTCACCTTTGCAGACTGGCAGACCATTCCCATCCATCAAGCCCATGAATGCACAACCTGCCCCGATCGGGCGGAATGTTGTCCTCAGCCCATGGTCTACAGCTTGTAA
- a CDS encoding molybdopterin-containing oxidoreductase family protein, producing MSLVRESNCQLCGYFCGLRVSVDDNERVTRVRPDSARYPHDPSVIAQCRRFAANKEILDHPERLNHPLKRNGERGSGKWQRVTWEEAMADIASRLKDLKFRYGAETLASCISAPHTIYWPLHRFLNLWGTPNNVGIGTVCWNPRIWVNSLTYGWPLEDELDPSATRCVMLWGINPAESDRSLFWRTVKDYAASGGTLIVIDPRRTATARLTDRWLAVRPGTDGALALGILNVVIQEGLVDHGFVEHWCSGYAGLAQRVKEYTPQMVAGITGISASDIVESAVLYASSKPAAIFTGLGIDMSGIHCTQALRAIAALRAVTGNLDVPGASFINDRPDFVPEIELELSDRLPDSQRAKKLGAGLFRLQRYEGYERLTQFTMRHGKQLPARYLTSAHPHLLWQAMITGEPYPIRALICMASNPLLCQANTKLVYQALKSLDLLVVLEQFLTPTAMLADYVLPVTGSFEQPLMQTNGGVANIAYGGPAALAPRFERRTDFDFWNELGRRCGQEEYWPWNTLEETLTDVLAPAGMSWSDFCRTGFYAPEKEYRKWEKNGFATPSGKVELRSTLLEEFGHDPLPAYLPTNRADHEFPLALMTGARKHPYYASEFRQVKRIRRLHPRPVAEISLATADRFAIRPGDMIWIETRQGRIKQEATIAEMRDDLVSVEYGWWYPEKGAMEPGLGGLWESNANVLTAADTAFCDPILGQWDFRSIPCRIYKVEGVSDASVG from the coding sequence ATGTCGCTTGTGCGTGAGTCGAACTGCCAGCTGTGCGGCTATTTTTGCGGCCTCAGGGTCTCGGTCGATGACAACGAAAGGGTAACCAGGGTCAGGCCCGATTCTGCCCGTTATCCTCACGACCCATCTGTCATTGCCCAGTGCCGCCGGTTTGCGGCGAACAAAGAAATCCTGGACCACCCCGAGCGTTTGAACCACCCCCTCAAACGCAATGGAGAGCGTGGATCCGGAAAATGGCAGCGAGTCACGTGGGAAGAAGCAATGGCCGATATTGCTTCGCGTTTGAAGGATCTGAAATTCCGATACGGCGCCGAAACGCTTGCTAGCTGCATCAGCGCTCCCCACACCATCTACTGGCCGCTGCACCGATTTCTCAACCTGTGGGGAACGCCCAATAACGTGGGCATCGGCACTGTGTGCTGGAATCCGAGGATTTGGGTGAACAGCCTGACCTATGGCTGGCCTCTGGAAGATGAGCTGGATCCCTCCGCCACCCGGTGCGTCATGTTGTGGGGCATCAATCCGGCGGAATCGGACAGGTCCCTGTTCTGGAGGACGGTGAAAGATTATGCCGCATCCGGAGGCACCCTCATCGTGATCGACCCCCGCCGGACCGCGACGGCACGTCTGACCGACCGGTGGCTCGCTGTTAGACCGGGCACCGATGGTGCACTTGCACTGGGCATCCTGAACGTGGTGATTCAGGAAGGGCTTGTGGACCATGGATTTGTGGAACATTGGTGCTCCGGTTATGCAGGGCTGGCCCAGAGAGTCAAAGAATACACTCCGCAAATGGTGGCCGGTATCACGGGAATTTCTGCATCCGATATAGTCGAATCGGCCGTTCTGTATGCATCGAGCAAACCGGCCGCCATTTTCACCGGACTCGGTATCGATATGAGCGGGATTCACTGCACCCAGGCGCTGCGTGCCATTGCAGCGCTTCGGGCCGTCACCGGGAATCTCGATGTGCCGGGAGCGTCCTTCATCAACGACAGGCCGGATTTTGTACCTGAGATCGAATTGGAGCTGAGCGACAGGCTTCCGGACTCTCAGAGAGCGAAGAAGCTCGGAGCTGGGCTCTTCAGGCTCCAGCGATACGAGGGCTACGAAAGGCTGACTCAGTTTACCATGCGCCATGGCAAGCAACTGCCGGCTCGCTACCTGACGTCCGCTCATCCTCACCTGCTCTGGCAAGCCATGATCACCGGCGAGCCCTATCCGATTCGGGCGCTGATCTGCATGGCAAGCAACCCTCTTCTATGCCAGGCCAATACGAAACTGGTTTACCAGGCACTCAAGTCTTTGGATCTGCTCGTGGTGCTCGAACAATTCCTGACGCCCACGGCCATGCTCGCCGACTATGTCCTCCCAGTTACGGGCAGCTTTGAGCAGCCGCTCATGCAGACCAATGGCGGCGTCGCCAACATCGCGTACGGCGGTCCTGCGGCGTTGGCTCCCCGCTTTGAGCGCCGTACGGATTTCGACTTCTGGAACGAGCTCGGTAGACGATGCGGCCAGGAGGAGTATTGGCCCTGGAACACACTGGAAGAGACCCTCACTGATGTTCTGGCTCCCGCCGGCATGTCTTGGAGCGATTTCTGCCGTACAGGATTTTATGCTCCGGAAAAAGAATACCGGAAATGGGAAAAGAACGGGTTTGCAACTCCCAGCGGAAAAGTGGAGCTCAGATCCACCCTCCTTGAAGAATTCGGCCACGACCCTCTCCCCGCCTATCTTCCGACAAACAGGGCCGACCATGAATTCCCGCTGGCTTTGATGACCGGCGCCAGGAAGCATCCCTACTACGCATCGGAATTCAGGCAGGTAAAGCGGATTCGAAGGCTGCACCCACGGCCGGTGGCGGAGATTTCCCTTGCAACGGCGGATCGATTCGCCATCCGGCCCGGAGACATGATCTGGATCGAGACCCGGCAGGGAAGAATCAAACAGGAGGCGACAATTGCCGAAATGCGCGACGACCTTGTCAGCGTCGAGTACGGCTGGTGGTACCCGGAGAAGGGAGCCATGGAGCCTGGCCTTGGAGGGCTTTGGGAGTCTAATGCCAACGTCCTGACAGCGGCTGACACGGCTTTTTGCGATCCGATCCTGGGGCAATGGGATTTCCGTTCCATTCCCTGCAGAATCTACAAGGTGGAAGGAGTCTCCGATGCTTCAGTTGGATAA